Part of the Bacillus sp. N1-1 genome, GAAGTGGGCCGTCAACCGTGGATTCTTTGGGACATAATGAGGACGGGTCATGCTGCTACGTCTGCAAATGGTGTAGGATGGATGTTTGTTCTCTTTCTTCTCTTGTATATTGTACTTGGCACGCTTTGTGTAACCGTGCTTAGAAAAATGTTCAAAACGAATCCAGCTGAAAATGAGCTAGAGGAAATTGCTAGAAGGAAATAAGGGCTTTCAATAAAAGGGGTGAAAAAATGGATATTCAATTACTTGGAATCACCGTTCTGTGGGTTTTTCTTTATGGCTATCTCATTACAGCCTCCATTGATTTTGGAGCGGGCTTCTTTGCTTATTATGGAGAGCTTACGGGACGCGACCACATTATTAATAAAATCATTAGTCGTTATTTATCACCTGTATGGGAAGTGACCAATGTCTTCTTCGTTTTCTTTTTCGTTGGCCTCGTAGGCTTTTTCCCTGATACGGCCTATTATTATGGAACGGCTTTACTTGTACCAGGTAGCATCGCCATTATTCTTCTGGCGATACGAGGGTCATTTTATGCATTTGGAAACTATGGAGCGAAGAAAAGCCGAGTTTATACGTTTTTATATGGGGTTACAGGCTTATTGATCCCAGCTTCACTTTCAACTGCTTTAACGTTATCAGAAGGTGGATTTATTGAAGAGGTTAACGGAGAAGTGAAATTTCTTGCCGGAGAGCTATTTTCAAGCTTCTACTCATGGTCTGTTGTCCTGCTTGCGATTGTATCCGTGCTCTTTATTAGTGCGGCGTTTCTCACTTACTATGCTAGTCGGGCGAACGATGAGCCCGCGCTTGAGCTGCTTAGAAAGTACGCGCTGTTTTGGAGTGCACCAACAATTCTATCGAGTATTCTGGTTTTCGTAGCACTACAACAACATAATTCCGTGCATTTCGAACGAACGCTAGATTATGCCTGGTTCTTTATTGCTTCACTTTTTTGTTTTT contains:
- a CDS encoding cytochrome d ubiquinol oxidase subunit II, which translates into the protein MDIQLLGITVLWVFLYGYLITASIDFGAGFFAYYGELTGRDHIINKIISRYLSPVWEVTNVFFVFFFVGLVGFFPDTAYYYGTALLVPGSIAIILLAIRGSFYAFGNYGAKKSRVYTFLYGVTGLLIPASLSTALTLSEGGFIEEVNGEVKFLAGELFSSFYSWSVVLLAIVSVLFISAAFLTYYASRANDEPALELLRKYALFWSAPTILSSILVFVALQQHNSVHFERTLDYAWFFIASLFCFLIATYLIFHRKRYGTAFIFVMLQFFFAFFGYGISHLPWILYDHITIYSGYTNETTGIYLVLAFIAGLCLLVPSLVLLMRLFLFDAEYVKGNKS